A single genomic interval of Drosophila virilis strain 15010-1051.87 chromosome 2, Dvir_AGI_RSII-ME, whole genome shotgun sequence harbors:
- the LOC6629989 gene encoding meckelin, with amino-acid sequence MCFLLVNWFFPLLWTTVFIKFGNCTLLLDTKQSPTPNTFRFQHIQKCLKNEFYNLNYFECSPCNEAGDGDTNELQPAADKFACQCPVGHISLFEKSKRWPTCDEICSNTTNTSENCTSAGSVQLLPLQCSFQYLNSTTAYSASGSIVLARTNPASNSSDCHSCNAAYNYRYQDYCIAHTLLHPYLHYNAFWQATIKSKPSSQLSRLHFGDLKFVAFFCLALKNDSACQQLANLCVLSHYSMDKHSPCSPFLLTQMSDVVMKYAHAGEQLRALEPFLFYKKGRTTREFLTTTLQLANQKELQILSTTYDLAGRLKRWGGFKLEQLNLCQGQRAPTLQFAQHQPEISCQLSLEQLIDVASLEANDNYYNLYLNFSSNWVHLLHQLPVLVETLTPENQHPHEEEWQLVKRFQLISGQPRDNRQQPSLPRYEDAHKLQLYRSLRYVDQVELQYSIQDGHRIGLPLLRLRYRHIELAGNASLTQLYPFRLRVHFEQVRQGVAAKLLMELALPLLLLVALVAALLRLQNLRRRRRTELCQTTNLLELMLQLAGNVALALLATALLLLTLQAWVPEQLALLIYPACLLQLIFLAVHLRRASQLELFLIDWERPRSSCEGQRLNLDSTSLCSSVRTYVAESSVSAWRVLFTANAWIRLSATQRYSSLVQAFVVIVVDQLLQRFTQTQSDFGLSCCLISAVYLATYLLQLVLCRLLYSNPLQKFVDLCSLANISLFSLLEPGYGYYIHGRSPHGFADTDMSSMILQLQRETQNMCGRRGLLIDSDKQAYIILPPRNLRIYLDRLLLPFQRSRNGSMSQTLLYQKDLPISSIDGQVERTSIAYASINRFFCAFIDHAIKDMDYIIKERTLLEKLFNCEIENYLTENKGTFYIDDSLSFSRVLLLGNHVHIFVLELLVLLSMYLLTSSLLFAAAIACGLNMLVRHTFKHWARRNVSRKTLIDERFLL; translated from the exons ATGTGCTTCCTGCTGGTTAATTGGTTCTTCCCATTGTTGTGGACAACAGTTTTCATAAAGTTCGGAAACTGTACTCTTCTTCTGGACACAAAACAATCGCCAACGCCCAATACATTTCGCTTTCAACATATCCAAAAATGCCTGAAGAATGAGTTCTATAACTTGAACTATTTCGAGTGTTCGCCCTGCAATGAGGCTGGAGATGGCGACACGAACGAGTTGCAGCCCGCTGCGGATA AGTTCGCCTGTCAGTGTCCAGTTGGTCACATATCGTTGTTCGAGAAGTCCAAACGTTGGCCAACCTGTGATGAGATCTGCAGCAATACCACAAACACATCTGAGAACTGTACTTCAGCTGGATCCGTGCAATTGCTGCCCCTGCAGTGCAGCTTCCAATATCTGAATAGCACGACAGCCTATTCAGCGAGCGGTTCGATAGTGCTAGCCAGGACGAATCCtgcgagcaacagcagcgactgTCATAGCTGCAATGCAGCATACAATTACCGTTACCAGGACTATTGCATAGCCCATACACTGCTGCATCCTTATCTGCACTATAATGCCTTCTGGCAGGCCACCATCAAATCCAAGCCCAGCTCCCAGCTCAGCAGGCTGCACTTTGGGGATCTAAAGTTTGTGGCAttcttttgtttggctttgaaGAACGACAGCGCCTGCCAGCAGTTGGCCAATCTCTGTGTGCTGTCGCACTACTCCATGGACAAGCACTCGCCCTGTAGCCCGTTTCTGCTCACCCAGATGTCGGATGTGGTCATGAAATACGCACACGCCGGCGAGCAGCTGCGCGCTCTGGAGCCCTTCCTGTTTTATAAGAAGGGCAGAACAACGCGAGAGTTTCTCACAACTACGCTCCAATTGGCGAATCAGAAAGAACTCCAGATCCTTAGCACTACCTACGACCTGGCGGGGCGTCTAAAGCGTTGGGGTGGCTTTAAGCTGGAGCAACTGAATCTCTGCCAAGGCCAAAGGGCGCCAACACTGCAGTTTGCTCAGCATCAGCCGGAGATTAGTTGTCAGCTAAGTCTGGAGCAGCTCATAGATGTGGCCAGCCTGGAGGCCAATGATAATTATTACAATCTTTATCTAAACTTTAGCAGCAACTGGGTACACTTGTTGCACCAACTGCCTGTGCTTGTCGAGACGTTAACGCCGGAGAACCAG CATCCGCACGAGGAGGAATGGCAGCTGGTCAAGCGCTTTCAGCTGATTTCGGGGCAGCCCCGGGACAATCGCCAGCAGCCGTCCCTGCCGCGTTACGAGGACGCCCACAAGCTGCAGCTGTACCGATCTCTACGCTATGTGGACCAAGTGGAGCTGCAGTACAGCATTCAAGACGGGCATCGCATTGGTCTGCcactgctgcggctgcgctATCGTCACATAGAGCTGGCGGGGAATGCATCCCTGACTCAACTTTATCCTTTTCGGCTGCGCGTGCATTTCGAGCAGGTGCGTCAAGGCGTGGCTGCCAAGCTTCTGATGGAGCTGGCTCTGCCGCTGTTACTACTGGTCGCCTTGGTGGCGGCATTGCTGCGCCTGCAGAACTTGCGTAGACGTCGCCGGACGGAGCTGTGTCAGACCACTAATCTGCTCGAGTTGATGCTGCAGTTGGCTGGCAATGTGGCATTGGCGTTGCTGGCCACAGCGCTCCTCCTATTGACGCTACAGGCATGGGTTCCCGAACAGCTGGCGCTGCTCATCTATCCCGCCTGCCTGCTACAGCTGATATTTTTAGCTGTGCATCTGCGACGAGCCAGTCAGCTGGAGCTGTTTCTCATCGATTGGGAGCGACCACGCAGCAGCTGTGAGGGCCAGCGTCTGAATCTGGATAGCACTTCGCTCTGCTCCAGCGTGCGCACCTACGTCGCCGAGAGCAGCGTGTCCGCCTGGCGCGTGCTCTTCACGGCCAACGCCTGGATACGACTCAGCGCCACCCAGAGATATTCCAGCCTGGTCCAGGCTTTCGTTGTCATCGTCGTTGATCAGTTGCTGCAGCGTTTTACCCAGACCCAGAGCGACTTCGGCCTGAGCTGCTGCCTGATCTCTGCCGTTTATTTGGCCACTTATCTGCTGCAACTGGTCTTGTGCAGATTGTTATACTCCAATCCTCTGCAGAAATTCGTTGATCTGTGCAGTCTGGCCAATATCTCGCTTTTTTCGCTGCTGGAGCCAGGATATGGATACTATATACATGGACGTTCCCCACATGGCTTCGCTGATACGGACATGTCCTCCATGatcctgcagctgcagcgagaGACACAGAACATGTGCGGACGCCGTGGACTACTGATTGATTCCGACAAACAGGCTTACATTATATTACCACCACGTAATCTACG CATCTATTTGGAtcgcctgctgctgcccttTCAACGCAGTCGCAATGGCAGCATGTCGCAGACGCTGCTCTATCAGAAGGATCTGCCAATCTCCAGCATCGATGGCCAGGTGGAACGCACCTCCATTGCCTACGCCAGCATTAATCGTTTTTTCTGCGCTTTCATCGATCAT GCCATCAAGGACATGGATTATATCATTAAGGAAAGAACTTTGTTGGAAAAGCTATTTAACTGTGAAATCGAGAACTATCTCACGGAAA ATAAAGGTACTTTCTATATAGATGATAGCCTAAGCTTTAGccgcgtgctgctgctgggtaATCATGTGCACATCTTTGTCCTGGAGCTGCTAGTCTTGCTCTCGATGTATTTGCTGACGTCCAGCCTGCTGTTTGCAGCAGCCATAGCGTGCGGCTTGAATATG CTTGTGCGGCACACCTTTAAGCACTGGGCGCGTCGCAATGTCTCCCGAAAGACGCTGATTGATGAGCGATTTCTGCTGTAG
- the LOC6629988 gene encoding polycomb group protein Asx yields the protein MNNLEHVKHFYPENYKLDLSETMKAALSKGPVGGNVVNAVSSNSGSSSSNITSSMGAPTHSDMLQQQPNAGVGYVTEKLYMLLQLYLQNKGWNPSAELLQCFSDLKDNAMLPSAAYLQVLANRLTLDSQGRLILRDNGKIVLPFEHFANAVMLKHMSGPHGLHLSVDATVRAVIESYTIGRDQFGMEKEFIIEVVQSCPSPACRYYKNHMGISPMPFMEQQYPGVNTPDFLQRLSHLPPSAAAGSAAVSSAASSAAAGVASGSNNAVPVEIDLSKSSGSKVPPQLQHLTKQQQSSIQSQLSQISAAAAAAHHQQQQQQQQQQQQQQQQQQQQQQQQQQQQQAQAQAQAKHQQQLTAALIQQQNRVLAQQSLEKLSNLSALEKQRVFAQLDPKHFDPMAVAAAAANLQIQGMMQSQAVAAAVASNQQQPIPLATSNSSATVSSSVSAQVHNTHHSLPPPSQSPHSSSSSSSHSSMDQLPHKNISESLRSNLDSIESNKDLLALHNGAWASHDANRIDHMTVSQDKIVRIFSELMRNMSRMKTYIRPSMCKPYGKQSESLQKTLMDTIQIVQTLRNCLPAPHIPVSSWKSESEGSVGVGAGVGVGVPPGLGMNALGLQSGRVDNLH from the exons ATGAACAATTTG GAACACGTCAAGCACTTTTATCCAGAAAACTACAAATTGGATCTCTCGGAGACAATGAAGGCGGCACTATCCAAGGGCCCTGTGGGCGGGAACGTGGTCAATGCAGTTAGCAGcaacagtggcagcagcagcagcaacatcaccAGCTCGATGGGCGCACCAACACACAGCGATatgttgcaacaacagccgAACGCCGGCGTTGGCTATGTGACCGAGAAGCTCTacatgctgctgcagctataTCTGCAGAATAAAGGCTGGAATCCAAGCGCAGAGCTGCTGCAGTGCTTCAGCGATCTCAAGGATAATGCGATGCTGCCCAGCGCCGCCTACTTACA AGTACTGGCCAATCGACTAACGTTGGACTCACAGGGCAGGCTTATACTGCGCGACAATGGCAAAATTGTGCTGCCCTTTGAGCACTTTGCTAACGCGGTCATGCTGAAGCACATGTCGGGACCACATGGTCTGCATCTCAGCGTGGATGCCACAGTACGTGCTGTCATTGAGTCCTACACAATTGGACGGGATCAGTTCGGTATGGAGAAGGAATTCATCATCGAGGTTGTGCAGTCATGCCCCAGTCCTGCTTGTCGCTACTACAAGAATCACATGGGCATATCACCGATGCCGTTTATGGAGCAACAATATCCGGGCGTTAATACTCCTGATTTCTTGCAGCGTCTCTCGCATCTACCACCaagcgcagcagcaggcagtgCTGCGGTGAGCTCAGCAGCTTccagcgctgctgctggcgtcgccagtggcagcaacaatgctGTTCCAGTAGAGATTgatttgtcaaaatcgagcgGCTCCAAGGTGCCGCCACAGTTGCAGCACTTaaccaagcagcagcagagcagcatACAGTCGCAGCTGTCACAAATAagtgcagccgctgctgcagcacatcatcagcaacaacagcaacaacaacagcagcaacagcagcaacaacagcagcagcagcagcagcaacagcagcagcagcagcaacagcaagcaCAGGCTCAAGCCCAGGCAaaacaccagcaacagctgaCAGCTGCATTGATTCAACAGCAGAATCGTGTGCTTGCCCAGCAGAGCCTGGAGAAGCTTAGCAATTTGAGCGCTTTGGAGAAGCAACGTGTATTTGCACAATTGGATCCCAAACACTTTGATCCAATGGCAgttgccgcagctgcagccaatTTGCAAATTCAAGGCATGATGCAGTCGCAAGCTGTGGCCGCGGCTGTGGCCTCCAATCAACAGCAACCAATACCGCTAGCTACGAGCAACTCTTCGGCAACGGTCAGCTCCAGCGTTAGCGCGCAGGTGCATAATACACATCATTCGTTACCGCCGCCTTCGCAGTCGCCGCActcgtcgtcatcgtcttCCTCGCACTCTTCGATGGATCAGCTACCGCACAAAAATATTTCGGAATCATTGAG ATCCAATCTGGACTCGATTGAATCGAACAAGGATCTGTTGGCACTGCACAATGGCGCCTGGGCCAGCCACGATGCCAATCGCATAGATCACATGACTGTTAGCCAGGACAAGATTGTGCGCATTTTCTCGGAGCTAATGCGTAACATGTCGCGCATGAAGACTTACATACGCCCCTCAATGTGCAAGCCCTATGGCAAACAGAGCGAGAGTCTGCAGAAGA CTCTCATGGATACTATTCAAATTGTGCAAACTTTGCGTAATTGCTTGCCGGCACCTCACATTCCAGTTTCGTCCTGGAAAAGCGAGAGCGAGGGTAGCGTTGGTGTTGGCGCGGGCGTAGGTGTGGGCGTGCCTCCAGGCTTGGGCATGAATGCGCTTGGCTTGCAATCCGGTAGAGTGGACAACTTGCACTAA